The following coding sequences lie in one Kribbella sp. NBC_00709 genomic window:
- a CDS encoding DHA2 family efflux MFS transporter permease subunit: MTSTPDAEGPTLTGARRFGVLIALCLAVLVLGLDTTVLNVALPTLAKDLDASTSQLQWMANSYNLVLAALLLPAGLLGDRYGRRKIIAIALTLFGAASLACALADSAGTLIAARAFLGIGAAMIVPVALSLITVLFRTEQERQKAIGFFVVANSIGMPLGPIVGGLLLDHTGWQWIFFMNVPIALIAAVAVTLLVPETRSSQRPAIDWLGIVLSSAGLASLVYGVTKAGETSWTAGVTLAFVGLAVVLLAGFLLWQRRNTEPLIELRLFGERVFTGGAVLLTVAGCAIFGLLFTMPQYFQGINGSDALHTGLKLLPFIGGLTVGAKVAEPVEAKAGTRVVVLIGFVVMAAGYVLGAFTDLSTGYGYTAIWFVVVGFGLGCSMPQAMNAALGVLDPERAGTGSGLLQAFRQVGGTVGVAVLGTVLNSVYRNNVDTTGLPAQAADAVEKGVSGGLAVATKTGSTELLSSVRDAFMTSLNTTMWVSAGIGVGGAVLAATLMPQRVAKPPQDALVGVQKQDA, from the coding sequence ATGACCTCAACCCCCGACGCCGAAGGGCCGACGCTGACCGGCGCCCGCCGCTTCGGAGTACTCATCGCGCTCTGTCTCGCGGTCCTCGTCCTCGGCCTGGACACGACCGTGCTCAACGTCGCGCTACCGACGCTGGCCAAGGACCTCGACGCCTCCACCAGCCAGCTGCAGTGGATGGCCAACAGCTACAACCTCGTACTCGCGGCGCTCCTGCTGCCGGCCGGTCTGCTCGGGGACCGGTACGGGCGGCGCAAGATCATCGCGATCGCGCTCACCCTGTTCGGCGCCGCCTCGCTGGCCTGTGCGTTGGCCGACTCGGCCGGGACCCTGATCGCGGCCCGGGCCTTCCTCGGCATCGGCGCGGCGATGATCGTCCCGGTCGCGCTCTCCCTGATCACCGTGCTGTTCCGGACCGAGCAGGAGCGGCAGAAGGCGATCGGCTTCTTCGTTGTTGCCAACAGCATCGGTATGCCGCTCGGCCCGATCGTCGGCGGCCTGCTGCTCGACCACACCGGCTGGCAGTGGATCTTCTTCATGAATGTGCCGATCGCGCTGATCGCGGCCGTCGCGGTCACGCTGCTGGTGCCGGAGACGCGGAGCTCGCAGCGGCCGGCCATCGACTGGCTCGGCATCGTGCTCTCCAGCGCCGGTCTCGCGTCGCTCGTGTACGGCGTGACGAAGGCCGGCGAGACCTCGTGGACCGCCGGTGTCACGCTGGCCTTCGTCGGGCTGGCCGTCGTACTGCTGGCAGGGTTCCTGCTGTGGCAGCGGCGGAACACCGAGCCGCTGATCGAGCTGCGGTTGTTCGGCGAGCGGGTGTTCACCGGTGGCGCGGTGCTGCTCACGGTCGCGGGGTGCGCGATCTTCGGGTTGCTGTTCACGATGCCGCAGTACTTCCAGGGCATCAACGGATCCGATGCGCTGCACACCGGCCTGAAGCTGCTGCCGTTCATCGGTGGGCTGACGGTCGGCGCGAAGGTGGCCGAACCGGTGGAGGCAAAGGCAGGCACCCGGGTGGTGGTGCTGATCGGGTTCGTGGTGATGGCGGCCGGGTACGTCCTCGGCGCCTTCACGGACCTCAGTACCGGATACGGGTACACCGCGATCTGGTTCGTGGTCGTCGGGTTCGGTCTCGGCTGTTCGATGCCGCAGGCAATGAACGCGGCGCTCGGCGTACTCGACCCGGAGCGGGCGGGGACCGGATCCGGTCTGCTGCAGGCGTTCCGTCAGGTCGGCGGCACGGTCGGTGTGGCGGTCCTCGGGACGGTGCTCAACTCGGTCTACCGCAACAACGTCGACACGACCGGTCTGCCCGCCCAGGCCGCCGACGCGGTCGAGAAGGGAGTCAGCGGTGGGCTCGCAGTGGCGACGAAGACCGGCTCGACCGAGTTGCTGAGCAGCGTCCGGGACGCGTTCATGACCAGCCTCAACACCACCATGTGGGTATCGGCGGGCATCGGAGTCGGGGGCGCCGTACTGGCGGCGACGCTGATGCCGCAACGGGTCGCGAAGCCGCCACAGGACGCCCTGGTCGGCGTCCAGAAACAGGACGCCTGA